A stretch of Microbacterium caowuchunii DNA encodes these proteins:
- a CDS encoding LysM peptidoglycan-binding domain-containing protein, with translation MRRTPMSSHAFMTPRLSALGLSAVAGGMVLALHPSGAEAAERAPLAAAPATHVVPAQPSPPPSGHTVVAGESVSTIAARYGLATTDVLAWNGLSFGDSVIRPGDVLVLAAPAAAPPAAAPAAPAPAAPAAPAPLGHLVQAGDTIAAIAARNGTTTQAVLAANGLTWDSIIYPGQTIAVPAASAPAPAPAAAPAADSAPAPAPAPAPIDLDAEQIANARIIIGVGRELGVPDRGIVIALGTAMQESWIRNLDWGDRDSLGLFQQRPSTGWGTEEEIRDATRAARAFYGGAQDPNGSRTRGLLDIPGWESLPYADAAQAVQISAYPDRYARWEQPATTWLAALG, from the coding sequence ATGAGGAGGACGCCCATGTCTTCGCACGCCTTCATGACCCCCCGTCTCTCGGCCCTCGGCCTCTCCGCCGTCGCCGGCGGGATGGTCCTCGCCCTGCATCCCTCGGGTGCGGAAGCAGCCGAACGCGCCCCGCTGGCCGCCGCGCCCGCCACCCATGTCGTACCGGCGCAGCCGTCACCTCCCCCGTCCGGCCACACCGTCGTCGCCGGTGAGAGCGTGAGCACGATCGCAGCGCGCTACGGCCTCGCGACGACGGACGTCCTCGCCTGGAACGGCCTCAGCTTCGGCGATTCCGTCATCCGCCCCGGCGACGTGCTGGTGCTCGCCGCGCCCGCCGCCGCTCCCCCAGCTGCCGCTCCCGCAGCCCCCGCTCCCGCCGCACCGGCCGCACCCGCTCCGCTGGGTCACCTCGTGCAGGCCGGCGACACCATCGCGGCGATCGCGGCCCGCAACGGCACCACGACGCAGGCGGTCCTCGCCGCCAACGGGCTCACCTGGGACTCGATCATCTACCCCGGTCAGACGATCGCCGTCCCGGCCGCATCCGCCCCGGCCCCGGCGCCGGCAGCGGCACCCGCCGCCGACTCCGCTCCCGCACCGGCACCGGCACCGGCACCCATCGACCTCGACGCCGAGCAGATCGCGAACGCGAGGATCATCATCGGCGTGGGCCGCGAACTCGGCGTCCCCGACCGCGGGATCGTGATCGCGCTCGGCACGGCGATGCAGGAGTCCTGGATCCGGAACCTCGACTGGGGCGACCGGGATTCGCTGGGACTGTTCCAGCAGCGCCCGTCCACCGGGTGGGGAACCGAGGAGGAGATCCGGGACGCGACCCGCGCGGCGCGTGCCTTCTACGGAGGCGCACAGGACCCGAACGGCTCCCGCACCCGCGGGTTGCTCGACATCCCGGGGTGGGAGTCGCTGCCCTACGCGGACGCCGCGCAAGCGGTGCAGATCTCCGCCTACCCCGACCGCTACGCGCGGTGGGAGCAGCCGGCCACCACCTGGCTGGCCGCACTCGGCTGA
- a CDS encoding Rv2175c family DNA-binding protein, with protein sequence MTGDIHPRTPTDWLTMPDLVEATGESLSRVRRYLDEAYLIGSRRNGPFAVPSIFLVEGQPLSSLRGTIIALRDAGLTDDEAIDWLLDHEEAIGQAPIASLLQGRKSEVRRIARTLA encoded by the coding sequence GTGACCGGCGACATCCACCCCCGTACCCCCACCGACTGGCTGACCATGCCGGACCTCGTCGAGGCCACCGGCGAATCACTGAGCCGAGTGCGCCGCTACCTGGACGAGGCGTACCTGATCGGTTCCCGTCGCAACGGTCCGTTCGCGGTCCCGAGCATCTTCCTCGTCGAGGGGCAGCCGTTGAGCTCCCTCCGCGGCACCATCATCGCGCTGCGGGATGCCGGGCTGACCGACGACGAGGCCATCGACTGGCTGCTCGATCACGAGGAGGCCATCGGCCAGGCGCCCATCGCCTCCCTGCTGCAGGGACGCAAGAGCGAGGTCCGCCGCATCGCGCGGACCCTCGCCTGA
- a CDS encoding polyprenyl synthetase family protein, translating to MSSMSDAIEAVSQRLDNFFSSQYRKAGETGPEGADFVRATAASVHGGKRLRARFCLTGWRAVAEVAGRGSTPDDAAVAAAASLEVFHAAALVHDDLIDNSDTRRGHPAAHRALEAHHRGRGWAGDAAAFGRSAAILGGDLLVAWSDDLLEEGLLRARPEDAAVARAEYGRMRRGVTIGQFLDIAEESAFVTEDDERHAERALRVASLKSARYSVEQPLRIGAALAGASDAQLDALGAFGHPIGMAFQLRDDVLGVFGDAEVTGKPSGDDLREGKRTVLIAYTREGLAPADRPRFDALIGDPTLHADQIAALQRTIVETGALERVEELISSYTAEADRALATAHLGEAAVAELEELARAATARAA from the coding sequence GTGTCGAGCATGTCAGATGCGATCGAGGCGGTTTCCCAGCGTCTGGACAACTTCTTCTCATCGCAGTATCGGAAAGCCGGCGAAACGGGCCCGGAAGGGGCCGATTTCGTCCGTGCGACGGCGGCGTCCGTGCACGGCGGAAAGCGACTGCGCGCACGGTTCTGCCTGACCGGCTGGCGCGCTGTCGCCGAGGTGGCCGGCCGGGGCTCCACCCCCGATGACGCGGCCGTCGCCGCCGCCGCATCCCTCGAGGTGTTCCACGCCGCAGCCCTCGTGCACGACGACCTCATCGACAACTCGGACACCCGTCGCGGACACCCCGCGGCGCATCGGGCCCTGGAGGCGCACCACCGCGGACGCGGATGGGCCGGTGACGCCGCCGCCTTCGGTCGCTCCGCAGCGATCCTGGGCGGCGATCTCCTGGTCGCCTGGAGCGACGACCTGCTGGAGGAGGGGTTGCTGCGCGCCCGCCCGGAGGACGCTGCGGTCGCCCGCGCCGAGTACGGCAGGATGCGGCGCGGCGTGACGATCGGTCAGTTCCTCGACATCGCCGAGGAGTCGGCGTTCGTCACGGAGGACGATGAGCGCCACGCCGAGCGGGCGCTGCGGGTCGCCTCACTGAAGTCCGCGCGCTACAGCGTGGAGCAGCCCCTGCGGATCGGGGCCGCCCTCGCCGGCGCCTCGGACGCGCAGCTCGACGCGCTCGGCGCGTTCGGCCACCCCATCGGTATGGCCTTCCAGCTGCGCGACGACGTGCTCGGGGTGTTCGGCGACGCCGAGGTGACCGGCAAGCCCTCCGGAGACGACCTGCGTGAGGGCAAGCGCACGGTCCTCATCGCCTATACCCGCGAGGGTCTCGCTCCCGCAGACCGGCCGCGCTTCGACGCCCTCATCGGCGACCCGACGCTCCACGCGGACCAGATCGCGGCTCTGCAGCGGACGATCGTGGAGACGGGCGCCCTCGAGCGCGTCGAGGAGCTGATCAGCAGCTACACCGCCGAGGCGGATCGAGCACTGGCAACCGCGCACCTCGGCGAGGCCGCCGTGGCCGAGCTCGAGGAGCTCGCCCGCGCCGCCACCGCCCGCGCGGCCTGA
- a CDS encoding DUF3040 domain-containing protein produces MPLSEQEQRLLDEMERHLMSHDADVVSAPEAGRTLSYRNIVYGTILVLAGLGGLIVGLSTQLIVVGVIGFVLMLGGVILAVTPSRTLRAPSAARPRSSGSAPSGSFMDRMNDRWDRRQEGR; encoded by the coding sequence ATGCCTCTCTCCGAACAAGAGCAGCGCCTGCTCGACGAGATGGAACGCCATCTCATGAGTCACGACGCCGACGTCGTCAGTGCTCCTGAGGCGGGCCGTACCCTGAGTTATCGGAACATCGTCTACGGCACGATCCTCGTCCTCGCGGGTCTCGGCGGTCTGATCGTGGGCCTGTCGACGCAGCTGATCGTCGTCGGTGTGATCGGCTTCGTGCTCATGCTGGGTGGAGTGATCCTCGCGGTGACACCCTCACGCACGCTCCGGGCGCCGTCCGCGGCCCGACCGCGCAGCTCCGGCAGTGCGCCGTCCGGCTCGTTCATGGACCGGATGAACGACCGATGGGACCGCCGCCAAGAAGGCCGCTGA